Within the Enterobacter bugandensis genome, the region GCTTCAGCCCGCTGTTCGCGGTGCTGGCAATCTTCGACCTGATGGGCGCGGTGGTTATCTGGACGGTGCTGAAAAGCAAATCCGCAGAGGAGCTGGCGAAAGAGTCTCTCGGGCGACCGGCTACGCAGAGTTAGCGAAAATGCGTTTCACCGAAGCCGCCCCCGGGCGGCTTTTTTAATGGCAAAATCTGGAGAGTATTCCGTGAAAGTGGTATAACAAATCATCTGCCGTACCCTGCCTGGAGCGCATATGGAAATCACCGAACCACGTCGTTTATATCAACAACTTGCTGCCGAGCTGAAAGATCGCATCGAGCAAGGAGTCTATCTTGTCGGTGATAAACTTCCCGCCGAGCGCTTTATCGCGGATGAAAAAAGCGTAAGCCGAACCGTGGTGCGCGAAGCGATTATCATGCTGGAAGTGGAAGGCTACGTTGAGGTACGCAAAGGTTCCGGCATTCACGTTATTTCTAATCAGCCTAAACACTCTCCGGTGGCGGATGAAAGTCTTGAATTCGCCAGCTACGGTCCGTTTGAGCTGCTCCAGGCTCGCCAGCTGATCGAAAGCAATATTGCCGAATTTGCCGCCACGCAGGTGACCAAGCAGGACATCATGAAGCTGATGGAGATCCAGGAGAACGCTCGCAAGGAAAAATGTTTCCGTGATTCCGAGTGGGACCTGCAGTTTCACGTTCAGGTCGCCCTGGCAACCCAAAATACAGCGCTGGCGGCAATCGTTGAGAAAATGTGGACTCAGCGCGTTCACAACCCGTACTGGAAAAAACTGCACGATCATATTGATTCGCGTACCGTGGACAACTGGTGTGACGACCACGATCAAATTCTTAAGGCGCTGATTCGTAAAGATCCCCACGCCGCGAAGCTCGCCATGTGGCAGCACCTGGAAAACACCAAGCAGATGCTCTTCAATGAAACCAGTGACGACTTCGAATTTAACGCTGACCGTTATCTTTTTGCCGATAATCCTGTCGTTCATCTCGATACGGCCCCGAGCGGCGCAAAATAGGCGACCTTTCTACCGGCAGGCGCTTCGCTGCGCCTCCCCGCCTGAATGGGTAAGCAAAACATATATAGTGTCAGCCTTTGTAAAATCCCTCGCTCACTTTCAGGGCTTACGCCAAAATCACCTCACCCTGCAAATTCTGTGACGCAGAACGTTGGGCTTTGTTACAATTGGATTCACTTCGTTATTTTGAAAGTTAGTGCTTGCTAACCAGCCAATTAACAGGGAACAGTGTTGGCCACACCGCAATGTGTCCGCGAGCGACCATAATGAAATCACAACAATGTCGCCGTGCTGTTTGTCCCGGATAACAGGCGAGACGTTAACCGATTTCCAGGAACACTGAATGGAACTTTTGACCCAACTGCTGCATGCCCTTTGGGCGCAGGATTTTGAAACGCTGGCCAACCCTTCCATGATTGGCATGCTCTATTTTGTCTTGTTTATGATTCTGTTCCTTGAGAATGGTTTGCTGCCTGCAGCCTTCTTGCCGGGCGACAGTTTGCTGGTGCTTGTCGGCGTGCTGTGTGCTAAAGGCGCAATGGCGTTCCCGCAAACCATTTTATTACTGACCGTCGCGGCCAGCCTTGGCTGCTGGGTGAGCTATATCCAGGGAAGATGGCTGGGCAATACCCGAATAGTACAGAACTGGCTTTCCCATCTGCCTGCGCACTATCACCAGCGGGCACACCACCTGTTCCATAAGCATGGGCTTTCCGCGCTGCTGATTGGCCGCTTTATCGCGTTTGTGCGCACCCTGCTGCCCACCATTGCCGGGCTGTCCGGGTTGAGCAGCGCACGCTTCCAGTTCTTCAACTGGATGAGCGGCCTGTTATGGGTTCTGATCCTGACGACGCTGGGCTATGCGCTGGGTAAGACGCCGGTCTTCATGAAATATGAAGATCAGCTGATGTCCTGCCTGATGCTGCTGCCTGTTGTTCTGCTGGTCTTCGGCCTGATCGGCTCGCTGGTTGTCCTGTGGAAGAAAAAATACGGAGCGCGAGGTTAACGATGGTTATCTCACCGCTCGCCATGCGCCGCTTTGCCTGTGCCTTTATTGCACTGGTGATGCTCAGTGCCGTACTGCTGGCCTGGAACACGCTTTCACATCAGGACGCTACGCTGGCCATTCGCCCGGTAAACCAGGGGGGCGGTGTGCCTGACGGTTTTTCTGTCTGGCATCATCTGGATGCAAACGGCATCCGCTTTAAAAGCATCACCCCGCAGGACGATGTTTTACTGATTAAGTTTGATTCCCGTGCGCAGAGCGCTGCCGCGAAAGCGGTTCTTGACCGTACGCTGCCGCACGGCTATATCATTGCCCAGCAGGAAGATGACAACCCGCCAGCCGCGTGGTTATCATTGATTCGCGATACGTCGCATCGGTTTGGATAACTTCCTGGATTCCGAATCTTTTCACTCACTTTGGTGAATCCCCCGTTTACTTACTATGCTTAAGTACGCGGAGCACCCCTCGAATGTACTCCGCATCATTTTGGATAGCGGCTAACCCCGCAACACAATGGAAGGTTTCGATAATGAAATTCCGCATGACCCTGGCTCTGGCCCTTTTTTCTTTAAGCACAACGACCTTCGCAAACTCTCTCTGTCAGGAGAAAGAACAGGATATTCAGCGTGAGATCGGTTATGCCGAAAAGCATAACAATCAGCACCGTGTTGATGGTCTCAAAAAAGCGCTGAGCGAAGTGAAAGCGAACTGTTCAGACAGCAAGCTGCGTGCCGATCACCAAAAGAAAATCGCTGAACAGAAGGACGAGATAGCCGAGCGCCGTCAAGACCTGCAGGAAGCGAAAGAGAAAGGGGATGCGGAAAAAATTGCTAAGCGCGAGAAGAAGTTGAAAGAGGCGCAGGACGACCTGAAAGCGCTGGAAGCTCGCGATTATTGAGTTAACGGAAATCTCAACAGGAGAGAATCATGTCAAAAGATACGACGTCTGAACATCTGCGCGCTGAACTGAAATCCCTGGCCGATACCCTTGAAGAGGTGCTGAACTCCTCTGCCGATAAGTCGAAAGAAGAAGTAAGCAAGCTGCGCAGCAAAGCGGAGCAGGCGCTGAAAGAGAGCCGCTACCGCCTGGGTGAAACCGGTGATGCACTGGCGAAACAGACCCGTGAAGCGGCTGCGCGTGCAGATGAATATGTGCGCGACAATCCATGGACGGGAGTTGGTATTGGTGCCGCAGTGGGTGTGGTACTGGGTGTCCTGCTGACGCGTCGTTGATATGGAAGATCCTCGTCACGCACAAGGGCCTGCTAATAACGTCCTCGGCATCGGCCAGCGTATTTTAACGACGCTGGTTGGGATTGCCGAAACGCGCGTCCGGCTGGCAGTGGTCGAACTGGAAGAGGAGAAAGCGAACCTCTTCCAGATGCTGCTGATGCTCGGGCTGACCATGCTCTTCGCCGCGTTTGGTCTGATGAGCCTGATGGTGTTAATCATCTGGGCCATTGACCCGCAGTATCGACTTAACGCGATGATTGCCACGACCGTCGTTCTGCTGGTCGCGGCGCTGATTGGCGGCATATGGACGATGCGTAAAGCGCGCAGGTCCACTTTCCTGCGCCACACGCGCCAGGAACTGGCTAACGATCGCGCCCTGCTGGAGGATGACAAGCCGTGAGCGATAAAGCGGAACGTCAGAAGCGAAAAGCGTACCTGTTAAGTCAGATCCAGCAGCAGCGGCTGGATCTGTCTGCCAGCCGCCGTGACTGGATCGACGCGACGCGACGGTTTGACCGTGGCTGGAATACCTTCCTGAGCCTGCGTTCGTGGGCACTGGTCGGCAGCAGCGTGATGGCTATCTGGACGGTTCGTCATCCGAATATGCTCATCCGCTGGGCCCGACGCGGTTTTGGTGCATGGAGCGCCTGGCGTCTGGTCAAAGCAACGTTGCGGCAACAACAGCTGCGGTGATAAACGCAAAACGGTAACTCAGGTTACCGTTTTTTGTTTCTGCCCTTCTCCCCGTGGGCTGAGGGCACCAGCGCGCACCTGCCCTTACTCAATATCTTTGAAGAAGATTGACAGTTTTCCTTGCTAACAATTGCTACCCGCCCCGTTTACACTCCTCTCCATCGACAGCAGAGCCGCGGTATCAACGCGGAATTGCAGACAAATAATGTTCAGCCGCTTATGTGGTTTCCTGGAGAGTAAAATGAAAAAATTAGAAGATGTTGGTGTACTGGTCGCGCGTATTCTGATGCCAATTCTGTTTATCGTGGCAGGTTGGGGCAAAATTACCGGTTATGCGGGTACCCAGCAGTATATGGAAGCCATGGGCGTTCCGGGGTTCCTGTTGCCACTGACCATTCTGCTTGAGTTTGGCGGCGGCCTGGCGGTTCTGTTCGGCTTCCTGACCCGCACCACCGCGCTGTTTACCGCAGGCTTCACCTTGCTGACCGCGTTCATCTTCCATAGCAACTTTGCTGAAGGCGTGAACTCACTGATGTTTATGAAAAACCTGACCATCGCGGGTGGCTTCCTGCTGCTGGCGATTACCGGCCCAGGCGCATACAGCATCGACCGCGTTCTGAATAAGAAATGGTAAGCACGCTATACTGAATAAACACAAAGCGAGGAGACATCTCCTCGCTTTTGCTATCTGACGGAGGAGTAAAAAATGGGACAACTCGTAGACGGCGTCTGGCAGGATGTCTGGTATGACACCAAATCCACCGGTGGACGCTTTAAGCGCTCTGTTTCGGCCTTCCGTAACTGGCTGACCGCCGACGGCGCACCCGGCCCGAGTGGCGAAGGGGGCTTTGCGGCGGAGAAAGATCGTTATCATCTTTATGTTTCCCTCGCCTGCCCGTGGGCGCACCGCACGCTGATCGTGCGCAAGCTAAAAGGCCTCGAATCCTTCATTCCGGTTTCAGTCGTCAACCCGTTGATGCTGGAAAACGGCTGGACGTTCGACAGTGATTTCCCCGCTGCGACCGGTGATGACCTGTATCACCACGATTTCCTCTACCAGCTCTACCTGCGCGCCGATCCGCACTACACCGGACGCGTGACCGTGCCGGTGCTGTGGGACAAGAAAAACCAGACGATAGTCAGCAATGAGTCCGCGGAAATCATCCGCATGTTCAATACCGCGTTTGATGCGCACGGCGCCCGCGCCGGGGATTACTACCCGGTTGAACTGCGCGATAAGATTGACGAGCTGAACAGCTGGATTTACGACAACGTCAACAACGGTGTCTATAAGGCCGGTTTCGCCACCAGCCAGGAAGCCTATGACGAAGCGGTCGGAAAGGTGTTTGAATCGCTGGAGCGCCTGGAGCAGATCCTGGGCCAGCATCGCTACCTGACGGGCGATCGCCTGACGGAAGCGGACATTCGCCTGTGGACCACGCTGGTTCGCTTTGACCCGGTCTATGTCACCCACTTTAAGTGCGATAAACACCGCATCAGCGACTACCTGAACCTGTATGGTTTCCTGCGAGACATCTACCAGATGCCGGGGATCGCGGAGACGGTCGATTTTGACCATATTCGCACCCACTATTTCCGCAGCCACAAGACCATCAACCCGACGGGCATCATCTCCATTGGCCCGTGGCAGGATCTGGATGAACCGCACGGGCGCGACGTGCGTTTCGGATAATTATTTAGGGAATCAATTGATTCCCTTTTTTAATTCACAGCATACATCTATCCTTACCTCGATCGCTTAGAAAACAAGTGATTGACTGATTAAGAGGCAAGGAAAATGGACTGGTATTTAAAAGTACTGCGCAACTACGTTGGATTTGGTGGCCGCGCCCGCCGCAAAGAGTACTGGATGTTCGTTCTGGTGAACTTCGTCCTGATTATGGTGCTGGGCATCGTGGATAAAATCCTCGGCTGGGAGCGCGCTGGCGGTGAAGGCGTACTCACTACGATTTATGGCTTGCTCGTTTTGCTGCCTTCATGGGCCGTGCTGTTTCGTCGTCTCCACGACACCGATCGTTCGGCGTGGTGGCTGCTGTTGCTGTTAATCCCGCTTGTCGGCTGGATCGTGATTTTAATTTTCAACTGTCAGAGCGGGACGCCGGGCGAAAACCGCTTTGGTCCGGATCCTAAGATCGGCGCGTAAATTACTGCCCGGTGGCGCTTACGCTTACCGGGCCTGCTCGCTTATTTGTTGTGATGCGCAAACAGCTTTGGAATTTCGCGCAGGCACCACGATTTGGCTTCGCCCATGCTGTCGCGGCGCCACGCCATAATAATGTCCACTTCGCTGGTATACTCCGGGCTCACCACCCTCAGTCGCCCTTCCGCAATATCTTTTTCGACAAACGGGTAGGGCATCGTCGCCACGCCCAAACCGGCCAGCAGCGCCTGCCGCTTGTTTTCCAGTGACGTGACCGTCAGACGCGGCTGTTTATCCAGCAGCTGAACCGTCAGCACCGGACGCTCGCGCGCGGTATCCGCCACCGCCACGCCGCGGTACTTCACGCGCGTCACTTCAGAGAGCGGCTCCGGCTCCTGGTGAATCGGGTGATCCGGCGCGGCGACGTAAACGTTCATGACGCTGTAGAGCTTGCGCGAGTTGATTTCTGACGATGAGCGGAAATGCATGTCAGGCGCAATGACGATATCCGCCCTGCCCGTCTCCAGACGCTCCCACGCCCCGGCCAGCACCTCGGTGATGATCGACAGCTGCGTATTGGCCTTCGCCGCCAGGCGGTCCACCAGCGGGAACAGCGCTTCGGTCGGCACCAGCGCTTCGGTGACTAACGTCAGGTGGGTTTCCCAGCCTCGCGCCAGCGCTTCGGCGTCCGTGGTGAGCTTGTCCGCCGCTTCCAGCAGCACGCGACCTCGCTCCAGCAGCATCCGCCCCACGTTGGTGAATTTTGTTCGATGACCGGAGCGATCGAAGAGCACGACGTCCAGCTCTTCCTCCAGTTTTTGCATGGTGTAGCTTAGCGCAGACGGAACGCGCCCCAGTTCATCTGCCGCCGCGGCAAAGCTGCCGCGCCGGTCAATCGCGTCCATGACGCGAAGCGCCTCAAGCGTCAATGCTCTCTCTTTAGCCATCTCGTTCTCATTCAGGAAATTTGAACATACCAGGCAGAATATCTGGCTAACAATGCAGCGTCCATACCTTTACCATTGTTTTAGTGTAAAGAGAGGTCAAGTTTATGATTACGACAAGAACAGCGAAACAGTGCGGACAAGCCGATTTCGGTTGGCTGCAGGCCCGCTACACCTTTTCCTTTGGACACTACTTTGACCCTAAACTCCTCGGTTACGCTTCACTGCGCGTGTTGAACCAGGAAGTGCTCGCCCCGGGCGCCTCCTTCCAGCCGCGTACGTATCCGAAAGTCGATATCCTGAACCTGATCCTGGAAGGCGAGGCAGAATACCGCGATAGCGAGGGCAATCATGTCCAGGCAAAGGCTGGCGAAGCGTTGTTAATTTCCACGCAGCCGGGCATCAGCTACAGCGAGCATAACCTCAGCAAAGACAAAACGCTGACGCGCATGCAGCTGTGGCTCGACGCCTGCCCTGAGCGAGAAAACCCGCTGGTGCAGAAAATAGATCTGAAGGGCGATAAACAGCAGCTGATTGCCTCGCCTGACGGCAGCAAGGACAGCTTGCAGCTGCGACAGCAGGTATGGCTGCACCATATCGAACTGAAAAAAGGTGAACAGGCAAGCTTCCAGCTGCACGGCCCGCGCGCCTATTTGCAGTCCATTCACGGTACGGTGCATGCGGTAACGCACGCGGAAGAGAAAGAAGCGCTCACCTGCGGCGACGGGGCGTTTATTCGTGACGAAGCGAATATCACCCTGGTGGCAGATACGCCGCTGCGCGCGCTGCTGATTGATTTGCCGGTTTAAGAGTTGCTCGATCGGACCCTCTCCCCTTTGGGAAGAGGGTCGAATGCCAATCGCTACACCTTACTCGCCATAATCTCAATAATCTGCCGGTCCGTTGCCTGCATTGAGCGGCACGCCAGGGCGCACAGGTTAGAGATAGACTGTTCTACGTCGTGGGCCACAATTCCTTCGTTACCCGTCACGCCCGACTCATCCAGCGCCATCATCACGGCTTTCCAGGCGCTGGTGACGCTGGTCGAGACTTTCATGGCGCAGCTGTTAGACGCCCCGTCGCAGATCATCCCGCTGACGTCACCGATCATACTGCCGATGGCCATTGCAATCGTCTGATAGCTTCCGCCCATCAGCCACGCCATCCCTGCGGCGGCCCCCATACCGGCCGTTGTCGCCGCACACAGCGCGGACAAACGCGGAAGCTGGTAATGGATGTAGATAGCCGACAGATGCGAGAGCATCAGCGCCCGCGCCAGCCGTTCGTCATCGGCCTGAACATGTTCAGCGACCACGACAACCGGCATGGTGGCTGTAATTCCCTGATTCCCGGAGCCCGAGTTACTCATCGCCGGCAGCGTCGCACCGCCCATGCGGGCATCCGAGGCCGCACTGGTGCGGATAACGATGTCTGAACCCAGATCCTGCGCCATCCATCCGCGTGCGCGCTGCTTATTGAGGGTGGTGCCAATGTGTAGCCCCCACTTCCCGCTAAGCCCTTCACGAGAGAGCGCGTCGTTCAGTTGCCCTGCTTCCAGGATAAAGCGGATCGCCTCGAACGGTACCTGTTCGACAAACTCCAGGATCTGCGAGAGCGTGGTGTTTGACAGTACAGCCAGCGGATCGTTACTTACCTCGGCCTGCCGCTCGTCAAGACTGAAGCGCGTTTCGCCGTGACAAACCACCTCCACCACGCGGGTATGTCCGCCCGCAATGGTCACCATGGCCGAGGCCTCACCGGCGTAGACGCAGGCACGTGAATAGAGGATCTCATCGCACGGCTCCTGCAATTTCACCTGCACCAGACCGGCGTTAAGCATTGCTTTGGCCCGCGCCAGCGCATCGGCGGTGACATCTTTCAGCACTTCCAGCCCCGCCTGCGCATTGCCACCGATGGCACCCAGCGCCGCCGCAATGGGCAGCCCGACCATGCCGGTGCCCGGCACCGTTACGCCAAGCCCGTTCTTCATCAGATTCGGCGATACCCACGCCTCAATCTTCGTGACGTCGCCGGGCAGTTGCTCTGCGGCAATCGCACAGGCAAGGGCCAGAGAAACGGGCTCGGTGCACCCCAGCGCAGGCTTAACTTCTTCCTGCACTACGCGAATAAATTGATTCCATAAAGGATGAGTTTGCTCAGACATCGTTACGACCTTATTTGCCCTCAGGAAAATGCGAGGAAAGGAGAAACACAAAGCAGCAGCCCGGTGATGACAATAATCACCAGCGATACGCCCTTATATTTATGCAGCGCCGGTACCTTGTAGACCAGCCACGCAGGGATCAGGCAGCCCACCATGCCGAAGATGGGGCTACAGATAGAGGTGAAGCTCAGTACCGGCGCGTTTAACACGATCGCGCTCCAGGCCAGCAGGATAGCGAACAGCATGATCCCGCGCTGGACGATGCTTTCATTAATACGTTCAGCCGGCATTTTACGGCGCAGGATATTCATCACGATCCCCTGCGTGGCTTCGCGGAAGCCGAGATAGACGCCGAAGAAGGCGGTCATCACGGCAAAAATATTGAGGATCACGCTGACGATTTTGACCCAGCCCGCGCCGTCGCCGCTGATAAACTGCGCCGCAATCGCCAGGGCGGAAATGTTCTGCTCGTAGGCTTTCACCGCTTCGTCGTGTCCCATCGCCAGGGTGAAAGAGACGGCGTAGAAGAAGACCGTGACAAAGAGTATGCCAAAGGCGATATTCATCGCCCGCAGCGCCTTATGACGCGCCACCTCAACGGATTTTTCCCGTGAACGATAGGAAATCACCATCGGGCTTAAGGTCTGGATAAACAGAATGGAGGTTAAGGTAAAGGGCAGCGTAATAATGGCATTTTTTATCAGCAACCCCATCGGCGGCAGCATACCGACGTTGGCTAAATGCCAGAGGCCGATCATTGAAAGCCCCAGCGCCGCCACCACAAATAATTTGGTCAGCACCATCAGGCTGGAGACTTTAAACAGCAGCTTTTCACCGCGCGAAGAGATGGCAACCAGAATACAGATCAGGAATAAGCCGTAGAAGGGATTTTCCGACAGCAACCCCTCGGTGACACCGAAAGTGTGCAAATAGGATGCGCTGTCGTTGGTGATAGCCGTGGAATAGACAAACATCCAGATGACCAGCATCACGAAATAAAGTGCACCTAATAAGATGCCCCAGTTTTTACCTAAATAACCGCTAATCACGCTCGGGTAGTCTTTACATTCCGGGGATTCCGCCAGCGTATTAATAAATAATCGCTGGAAGAGGTACATGGCCGGATAGCCAATAATCGAGGAGAGCAAAAAGACCCACAGCCCCATTAATCCAACCTGCACCGGAAGAAAAACGATACCCGCGCCGATAGCCATCCCGATACTCATGATGACCCAGCCCGTGTCGGTGCTGTCGAATTTGATCGCCTCTCGCCATTCGCTTTCGCTCATTCCCGCCCGCCTTGCCGCAGGGGAATCACTCACAATCACACTGCTGTTTGTTGCCATATTCATTGGGCACTCGCTTATTTTGTAGGGTAAACAATTGTTTTTATTAGGTTCCGATCGCCAGCGATTGCGAGTCAGAGAGCAGCAGGTGTTTGTTATTGGTGTGAGGAAATCATAGCCGGAGCAAGGGAGAAAAAAGTCACAAGTTTTATAGGGATTTCCTGACACTGAAGGAAAAATTGCTACTGGAGGTGGAAACGAGGAGGGTATTTTCTAAATGTGACAATATTCACGAAATTAAAAGCCTCCTCTAAGGAGGAGGCACAATGGCAATTGGAATTACATCGCTTGCGTAAACGTCCGCGAAATCACGTCCTGCTGCTGCTCGCGCGTCAGAGCGTTAAACCGTACTGCATAGCCGGATACGCGAATTGTCAGGTTCGGGTAGTTCTCCGGATGGGCAATGGCATCCAGCAGCATCTCCCGGTTCATGACGTTGACGTTCAGGTGCTGCCCGCCCTCAATAGACGCTTCGTGATGGAAGTACCCATCCAGCAGCCCCACCAGGTTGGTTTTGCGCACCAGTTCATCCTTGCCCAGCGCCTGCGGCACAATGGAGAAGGTATAGGAGATCCCGTCTTTCGCGTAGGTAAACGGCAGCTTGGCGACCGACGTTAGCGAAGCCACCGCCCCTTTCCTGTCGCGACCGTGCATTGGGTTGGCGCCAGGCGCAAACGGCGTGCCGCCGCGGCGTCCGTCCGGCGTGTTGCCCGTTTTCTGGCCGTAGACCACGTTGGAGGTGATAGTCAGGATCGACTGAGTCGGCACCGCGTTGCGATACGTCGGCAGCGCCTGGATCTTCTTCATAAATCGCTCCACCAGGTCGCAGGCGATGCTGTCCACGCGATCGTCATTATTGCCGTACTGCGGATAGTCGCCTTCTATGACGAAGTCCACCGCCAAACCGGTGTGGTCGCGCACTGGTTTCACCGTGGCGTACTTAATCGCCGACAGGGAATCCGCCGCCACCGACAGCCCGGCAATGCCGCAGGCCATGGTGCGATAGACGTCACGATCGTGCAGCGCCATCAGCGAGGCTTCGTAACTGTACTTATCATGCATGTAGTGAATGAGATTCAGCGCGCTGATGTACTGCACCGCCAGCCAGTCCATAAAGTGGTCGAGGCTCGCCATCACGGTGTCGTAATCCAGCACCTCATCCAGCAGCGGCTCGGTTTTCGGGCCGACCTGGATCTTCAGCTTCTCGTCCACCCCGCCGTTGATCGCGTACAGCAGCGTTTTAGCGAGGTTGGCGCGTGCGCCAAAGAACTGCATCTGCTTGCCGATCACCATTGGGCTGACGCAGCAGGCAATGGCGTAGTCGTCGCTGTTGAAGTCGGCGCGCATAAGATCGTCGTTCTCATACTGCAGCGACGAGGTGACGATCGACACCTGCGCGGCGTATTTCTTAAACGCGATCGGCAGCTGTTCAGACCAGAGGATCGTCAGGTTCGGCTCCGGCGCGGGCCCCATGGTATGAAGGGTATGAAGGTAGCGGAAGCTGTTTTTTGTCACCAGCGTACGGCCATCCAGCCCCATGCCGCCGATCACCTCCGTGGCCCAGATCGGATCGCCGGAGAAGAGCGTGTCGAACTCCGGCGTGCGCAGGAAGCGCACCATGCGGATCTTCATGATGAAGTGGTCGATCAGCTCCTGGGCCTGCGCCTCGTTAAGCCGCCCCGCCTGCATGTCGCGTTCAATGTAGATATCAAGGAACGAGGCCGTGCGCCCCAGCGACATCGCCCCGCCGTTCTGGGATTTCACTGCGGCAAGGTAGGCAAAGTAGACCCACTGCACCGCTTCCTGCGCGTTCATCGCCGGACGTGAAATATCAAAGCCATAGTTCGCCGCCATCTGCTGGATCTGCAGCAACGCACGCTTATGCTCCGCCAGTTCCTCGCGCAGGCGGATCGTCGCCTCCAGATCTTCGCCGCGCTCCAGCCTCCCCTGCAGATCGGCAAACTGCAGTTCACGCTCGCGCACCAGATAGCTGATGCCGTACAGCGCCACACGGCGGTAATCGCCGATAATGCGCCCGCGCCCGTAGCCGTCCGGCAGACCGGTCAGCACGCCAGATTTACGGCAGCGCATCATCTCCGGGGAGTAAACGTCAAACACGCCCTGGTTGTGGGTTTTACGCAGGTCGGTAAACAGGTATTCGAACTGCGGATCCATTTCCCGCCCGTAGGCTTCGAACGAGCTGCGGATCATGTTGATCCCGCCGTACGGATGCAGGGCGCGCTTGAGCGGCTTGTCGGTTTGCAGGCCGACGATCGTCTCAAGATCCTGGTCGATATAGCCCGGTCCGTGGGCGGTAATGGTGGTGGCAATGTTGGTGTCGAAATCCACCGGGGCGTGGGTGGCATTCTCCTGGCGAATGCCGACCATCACCTTCTGCCACAGCGCCGTCGTTGCTGGCGTCGCCTGCGCGAGGAAAGCTTCATCGCCTTCATAAGGGGTGTAGTTATGCTGAATAAAATCGCGGACGTTAACGGCGTTTTTCCATTCTTCACCGCGAAACCCGGCCCATGCGTCGCTGTAGGGCGCGACGCCCGTATCGATTGTTACTTTCATCAGATTCTCGCTTTATCAGGCGTAAGCCGCAGCCGGGATGACCTTCCCAAGACGGAGGGCGTCCAGCGCGATCATTTTTTCTTCGTTGGTAGGGATAACCGCGCAGGTCACGCGGGACGACTCGGTGG harbors:
- a CDS encoding DUF1090 domain-containing protein — protein: MKFRMTLALALFSLSTTTFANSLCQEKEQDIQREIGYAEKHNNQHRVDGLKKALSEVKANCSDSKLRADHQKKIAEQKDEIAERRQDLQEAKEKGDAEKIAKREKKLKEAQDDLKALEARDY
- a CDS encoding glutathione S-transferase family protein translates to MGQLVDGVWQDVWYDTKSTGGRFKRSVSAFRNWLTADGAPGPSGEGGFAAEKDRYHLYVSLACPWAHRTLIVRKLKGLESFIPVSVVNPLMLENGWTFDSDFPAATGDDLYHHDFLYQLYLRADPHYTGRVTVPVLWDKKNQTIVSNESAEIIRMFNTAFDAHGARAGDYYPVELRDKIDELNSWIYDNVNNGVYKAGFATSQEAYDEAVGKVFESLERLEQILGQHRYLTGDRLTEADIRLWTTLVRFDPVYVTHFKCDKHRISDYLNLYGFLRDIYQMPGIAETVDFDHIRTHYFRSHKTINPTGIISIGPWQDLDEPHGRDVRFG
- the yqjA gene encoding DedA family general envelope maintenance protein YqjA; the protein is MELLTQLLHALWAQDFETLANPSMIGMLYFVLFMILFLENGLLPAAFLPGDSLLVLVGVLCAKGAMAFPQTILLLTVAASLGCWVSYIQGRWLGNTRIVQNWLSHLPAHYHQRAHHLFHKHGLSALLIGRFIAFVRTLLPTIAGLSGLSSARFQFFNWMSGLLWVLILTTLGYALGKTPVFMKYEDQLMSCLMLLPVVLLVFGLIGSLVVLWKKKYGARG
- a CDS encoding YqjK-like family protein, translating into MSDKAERQKRKAYLLSQIQQQRLDLSASRRDWIDATRRFDRGWNTFLSLRSWALVGSSVMAIWTVRHPNMLIRWARRGFGAWSAWRLVKATLRQQQLR
- a CDS encoding DoxX family protein: MKKLEDVGVLVARILMPILFIVAGWGKITGYAGTQQYMEAMGVPGFLLPLTILLEFGGGLAVLFGFLTRTTALFTAGFTLLTAFIFHSNFAEGVNSLMFMKNLTIAGGFLLLAITGPGAYSIDRVLNKKW
- a CDS encoding DUF805 domain-containing protein codes for the protein MDWYLKVLRNYVGFGGRARRKEYWMFVLVNFVLIMVLGIVDKILGWERAGGEGVLTTIYGLLVLLPSWAVLFRRLHDTDRSAWWLLLLLIPLVGWIVILIFNCQSGTPGENRFGPDPKIGA
- a CDS encoding DUF883 family protein, with the translated sequence MSKDTTSEHLRAELKSLADTLEEVLNSSADKSKEEVSKLRSKAEQALKESRYRLGETGDALAKQTREAAARADEYVRDNPWTGVGIGAAVGVVLGVLLTRR
- the exuR gene encoding transcriptional regulator ExuR gives rise to the protein MEITEPRRLYQQLAAELKDRIEQGVYLVGDKLPAERFIADEKSVSRTVVREAIIMLEVEGYVEVRKGSGIHVISNQPKHSPVADESLEFASYGPFELLQARQLIESNIAEFAATQVTKQDIMKLMEIQENARKEKCFRDSEWDLQFHVQVALATQNTALAAIVEKMWTQRVHNPYWKKLHDHIDSRTVDNWCDDHDQILKALIRKDPHAAKLAMWQHLENTKQMLFNETSDDFEFNADRYLFADNPVVHLDTAPSGAK
- a CDS encoding phage holin family protein — encoded protein: MEDPRHAQGPANNVLGIGQRILTTLVGIAETRVRLAVVELEEEKANLFQMLLMLGLTMLFAAFGLMSLMVLIIWAIDPQYRLNAMIATTVVLLVAALIGGIWTMRKARRSTFLRHTRQELANDRALLEDDKP
- the yhaJ gene encoding DNA-binding transcriptional regulator YhaJ; its protein translation is MAKERALTLEALRVMDAIDRRGSFAAAADELGRVPSALSYTMQKLEEELDVVLFDRSGHRTKFTNVGRMLLERGRVLLEAADKLTTDAEALARGWETHLTLVTEALVPTEALFPLVDRLAAKANTQLSIITEVLAGAWERLETGRADIVIAPDMHFRSSSEINSRKLYSVMNVYVAAPDHPIHQEPEPLSEVTRVKYRGVAVADTARERPVLTVQLLDKQPRLTVTSLENKRQALLAGLGVATMPYPFVEKDIAEGRLRVVSPEYTSEVDIIMAWRRDSMGEAKSWCLREIPKLFAHHNK
- the mzrA gene encoding EnvZ/OmpR regulon moderator MzrA — its product is MVISPLAMRRFACAFIALVMLSAVLLAWNTLSHQDATLAIRPVNQGGGVPDGFSVWHHLDANGIRFKSITPQDDVLLIKFDSRAQSAAAKAVLDRTLPHGYIIAQQEDDNPPAAWLSLIRDTSHRFG